GTTATACAGTCCTGCAATAACAACTGTTATTCTCATACAGGTCCTGGGCATTTTCTGGCTTGCAGGAGGAATTCTTTCCGTTTTAGGGGCTTTTGTATTCTCTGGAAATCGTATGTGGAAACTGCTTTCAGGTATCCTGAGCATTATTGCAGGAATCGTTATACTGACTTACCCTATTTACAGTCCTTTCATAGTGCTCACACTCTTCGTTATTTTCATAGGAGTATGGGCTATAATCAGCGGTGCTGTAAAACTTGTATCAGGACTTAAAGGGGAAGGATTGGGAACAGGAATCCTTGGTATAGTCACCATAATCCTCGGGCTTCTCCTTCTAGCCAACGCTCTGGTAGGAGCCCTGGCTCTACCTTGGGTATTTGGTATTTTCCTAGTTATCGGAGGAATCGGGGGAGTCATAGGCGGACTCAAAATGCGCACCTGAAAAAGGAGTTTTTTGAGACAAAAATAGGAGACAAGAATATGGAAAGACCTACTAGTGTTACTATTCTGGTCTTTTTGGCTGCATTGCTGGCATTTTTAAACGCTATTGCAATGCTTCGATTTCTTGGATTTTTGTCCTATGGGAACGTCACGTCATCAGTAGGGGTAAGATGCCACTCATAAGGCTTGATGTGCTCAGGGACCGCGGGGTTACTTCAGGAGTTTTCACTCAGACGGCTCAGACTCTTCTTTTTGGAGGTTTCCTGTTCAGCATGGCTCTCTTCTTTCAGGTCGCCCTGGGACTCAACGCGATACAGACAGGTTTTCTTTACCTCCCCCTCTCCATACCTCTTTTAATTGCTTCGGTTGCAGCATCCCGGTTATCTTCCCGCATGGCCCCAAAGATCATTATTCAGGCTGGGCTACTCATACTTATTGCGGGGCTTTTCCTGTCTAGTGCAACCATCAATATAGAGGTCAGAGGGCCTGGCCTGATGACCGGGTTTGCCCTGATAGGTACAGGTTGGGGGCTTATAGCATCCCAGGTAATGAATCTCGTACTTTCGCAGGTACTTCCTGAAAGAACGAGCGAGACAGCTGCCCTTATGAGCGCTTCCCAGAACCTGGGAATGTCTCTCAGGACTGCATTGATGGGTTCCATCGTCATTGCAGGCCTGGTAGCAGGAGCCACCGCCCTCATGGATGAAAGTACTGTTATTCCAGAGGATCTCAAGCCCGCTGTGATATCCTCAGTAGAGGAGAATGCCCAGTTTTTGAGCGATGAAGAACTGCAGGCTGTCCTGCAAGATGCTCCTCCTGAAGTTTCACAGGAGATATTGAGGATCAACGAAAACGTCCGCATTGAGGGAATAAAAACCTCCCTCTGGGGGCTGGTGATTTTTGCGGTAGTGGGCTTAATAGTCTCGATCTTCCTGCCGCCTGAAATTTTAGTCTCTAAAAAAGAATGAAGATCAAGCACATCCAGATGACCTTCGGAAATTCGACAGGTCTTGAACATTCAATAGGCAGAATAATACAGGAAGTCAAAATATGGCAGCCAAAATTGAAGATGTGGAAACCAGAATTGAAGCATTGATGGACGTCATGAGAGTCCCTCCCGGCAAAAAGATCAACTTGAAGAAGGACTACGACCCCGGCTTCACCGGGAAATGGATGACGAAGGCAGAGGCAAAAGAAACCCTGGCAAGAGGCATCCAGATGCTTGCCGAGATGCAGGATAAGCTCTGGGCTCAGAACCAGTATGCCGTACTCATGAACCTTCAGGCACTCGATGCAGCCGGCAAGGACGGCACCATTAAGCACGTCATGTCAGGAGTCAACCCGCAGGGGGTCGATGTCCACAGTTTCAAGGGGCCTTCAAGTGAGGAAATGGACCACGATTATCTCTGGCGCAACTTCAAGGCCCTGCCTTCTCGCGGCCGCATCGGGATTTTCAACCGTTCCTACTATGAAGAAGTCCTGGTCGTAAGGGTGCACCCCGAATTCCTCGCCAGCCAGCAGCTCCCGCCCAAACTTAAGGACAAGCGTATCTGGAGGAGGCGCTTCGAGGAGATCAACAACTTCGAGAAGTATCTGGTTGACAACGGTATCGTTGTCATCAAGTTCTTTCTGTACGTGTCCAAAGAAGCCCAGAAGGAGCGTTTCCTGAGGCGGACCCAGTTGCCGGAGAAGAACTGGAAGTTCTCCGCAGCCGACATAAAAGAGCGGGCCCACTGGGACGATTATATCGCTGCCTACGAAGACATGTTCAACCATACAAGTACTGAGTGGGCGCCATGGTACATCGTGCCGGCCGATCACAAGTGGTTCACAAGGCTGGCCGTGGCTGCCGTACTTTACTACACGATGGAAAAACTTAACCTCGCCTATCCTACAGTCAGTGAGGAGCAGAAACAGGCTTTGATTGCGGCAAAGGAAGAGCTGGAGAGAGAGGACAGCGGTCCGAAGGATAAGGCCGTTGTAAAGGCCGAAGAGGAGGAAGATGCCGATCCACAAGACCCGGCTTCAAACGGTGAAGTCCCGAAGGACGAATCTAAGAAGGAAAGCAAGAAAAAGGGCAGCAAGAACAGGTAAGGTCATGCAAGAGCAGGGATACTTTCAACCTGAAAGATCAAGCCTCCACACTTTTCAAACTCAAGGAGAAGGAACATGTCACCCCAATCTGATAAAGCCACATCGCCGGGTCCGGCACAAACGGAGTCAGGTGTCAATTGGTACGCACTTACGCCCACAGAAGTCGCCAGCCGACTTCAGGTCGGTCTTGACAGAGGCTTAAGTGCAGCTGAGGCTCAGCAGCGCTTGCAGCAGTACGGCCCGAATCATCTGGTGGATACGAATAAGGAGCCGGGCTGGAAGGCGTTCCTGCGGCAGTACAAAGACCTGATGCAGATAGTCCTGCTTGTGGCGGCGATCGTCAACCAGATATTCACAGGTAAGTGGGGAACTACGCTGGTGCTTGCGAGTCTGACCGTCTTCAACGCAATGCTGGGCCTGCGTGGAGAATCCAAGGCTGCTGCCAGCCTGGAGGAGCTAGCCGGGACGATGAAGAGCATCACTCATGTGCGCAGGGATGGAGTGGCGCAGGAAGTCGACATCGCGCAGGTGGTGCCAGGGGATGTTGTGTTGATGGAGGCGGGAGATGTCGTCCCTGCCGACGGGCGCCTTTTTGTGACGGCCACTATGGAAATAGAGGAAGCGGCTCTGACTGGCGAAAGCGTTGCTTCCTTCAAGAACAGCGAGATTATAGAAGGGGCTGAGGTACCACTGGGTGACCGCCACAACATGGCATACATGAACACTTCGGTCACGCGTGGTCGCGGCGAAATGGTCGTCACCACTACCGGTATGGGTACTGAGATGGGTCACATCGCCGACCTGCTCAACAAGACCAAGGCAGATAAAACACCCCTGCAGAAGCAGCTTGACCGGCTGACGATGATAATTGCAGCGCTTGCAGGTCTTGCATTTATCCTGATGGTCATAATGGGGATCAATAACGGGCAGCCACTGGACGATATCTTCATCGCCGGTGTGGCTCTGGCTATCGCAGCCATCCCCACAGGTCTGCCGGCTGTGGTCATCACCATGTATTCCATGGGCACGCGGGAGCTGGCTGCCCAGAATGCCATTGTCAAACGGCTGCCATCGGTGGAGACTCTTGGTTCTGTCTCGGCTATATGCACAGACAAGACCGGCACGCTGACGCTCAACAAGATGACAGCGGTTGAGTTTACCGTCCCAGGCCAGAACCGTTACCATGTGACGGGGGAAGGCTACGGCACCAGGGGCGAGTTGAAACTGACCCAGGGCATCCCTGCCGGCCAGCCGTGGCAGAAAAGCACGACGCCTTACAGCACCGGGGGAAAGATACAGAGCGCAGGCGGGACAAGGATCGACCTTGATCAGGTCCTGCTGCCCATGGCTCTGTGCGCCGATGCCAGGCTGGACGGTGAAACGCTGATAGGCGACCCTACAGAGGGCGCTCTGATCGTTTTGGCTGAGAAGGGGGGCATCCATGTGGACAGCGCGCGAGAGATGTTTCCGCGTGTAGCCGAGGTGCCTTTCGATGCCGAATATAAGTTCATGGCTACCTTCCACAATATGACAGATGAGCAGGGTAAGCCGGTTGTGCGTTGCTGCGTCAAGGGGGCACCTGATGTGTTGATCGCTCGTGCTGGATACTACTGGCTGCCGGGAAGAGATCCGGCGGCAGTAACCGATGAAAATCGTAAGCTGGCACTGGCTGAAAACGACCGCATGGCGGCTGCCGGTGAGAGGGTTATGGTAGTGGCGCGCCGCGATTTCGATCCGACCACTTTCGATCCTAAAGGCAATTTGCTCGACCTGGTGCAGGACCTGACTCTTCTGGCGATGGTGGGAATAGTCGATCCGCCTAGGGCAGAGGCAAAGGATGCCATTGCCAGGTGCCACAGTGCCGGGATCCAGGTGCGCATGATTACTGGCGACCATGCGGTGACAGCCGCCGCCATAGGTCACGAGCTGGGTATAGAGGGCCAGGCTCTGACAGGGGCGCAATTTGCCGCCATTCCTGATGAGCAGTTGAAGCCACAGCTGGATCAGATAGGCGTGGTGGCTCGCGTGACACCGGAAGACAAAATCCGGCTGGTGACAATGCTACAGCAGAAGGACAATATCGTGGCAATGACGGGCGATGGTGTCAACGATGCCCCGGCATTGAAGAAGGCA
This window of the Methanosarcina mazei S-6 genome carries:
- a CDS encoding HdeD family acid-resistance protein, with product MEQPVDVDSELGYEPLDSPWWVVLLEGIFAIIVGLFLLYSPAITTVILIQVLGIFWLAGGILSVLGAFVFSGNRMWKLLSGILSIIAGIVILTYPIYSPFIVLTLFVIFIGVWAIISGAVKLVSGLKGEGLGTGILGIVTIILGLLLLANALVGALALPWVFGIFLVIGGIGGVIGGLKMRT
- a CDS encoding MFS transporter — its product is MPLIRLDVLRDRGVTSGVFTQTAQTLLFGGFLFSMALFFQVALGLNAIQTGFLYLPLSIPLLIASVAASRLSSRMAPKIIIQAGLLILIAGLFLSSATINIEVRGPGLMTGFALIGTGWGLIASQVMNLVLSQVLPERTSETAALMSASQNLGMSLRTALMGSIVIAGLVAGATALMDESTVIPEDLKPAVISSVEENAQFLSDEELQAVLQDAPPEVSQEILRINENVRIEGIKTSLWGLVIFAVVGLIVSIFLPPEILVSKKE
- a CDS encoding polyphosphate kinase 2 family protein; this translates as MAAKIEDVETRIEALMDVMRVPPGKKINLKKDYDPGFTGKWMTKAEAKETLARGIQMLAEMQDKLWAQNQYAVLMNLQALDAAGKDGTIKHVMSGVNPQGVDVHSFKGPSSEEMDHDYLWRNFKALPSRGRIGIFNRSYYEEVLVVRVHPEFLASQQLPPKLKDKRIWRRRFEEINNFEKYLVDNGIVVIKFFLYVSKEAQKERFLRRTQLPEKNWKFSAADIKERAHWDDYIAAYEDMFNHTSTEWAPWYIVPADHKWFTRLAVAAVLYYTMEKLNLAYPTVSEEQKQALIAAKEELEREDSGPKDKAVVKAEEEEDADPQDPASNGEVPKDESKKESKKKGSKNR
- a CDS encoding cation-translocating P-type ATPase, encoding MSPQSDKATSPGPAQTESGVNWYALTPTEVASRLQVGLDRGLSAAEAQQRLQQYGPNHLVDTNKEPGWKAFLRQYKDLMQIVLLVAAIVNQIFTGKWGTTLVLASLTVFNAMLGLRGESKAAASLEELAGTMKSITHVRRDGVAQEVDIAQVVPGDVVLMEAGDVVPADGRLFVTATMEIEEAALTGESVASFKNSEIIEGAEVPLGDRHNMAYMNTSVTRGRGEMVVTTTGMGTEMGHIADLLNKTKADKTPLQKQLDRLTMIIAALAGLAFILMVIMGINNGQPLDDIFIAGVALAIAAIPTGLPAVVITMYSMGTRELAAQNAIVKRLPSVETLGSVSAICTDKTGTLTLNKMTAVEFTVPGQNRYHVTGEGYGTRGELKLTQGIPAGQPWQKSTTPYSTGGKIQSAGGTRIDLDQVLLPMALCADARLDGETLIGDPTEGALIVLAEKGGIHVDSAREMFPRVAEVPFDAEYKFMATFHNMTDEQGKPVVRCCVKGAPDVLIARAGYYWLPGRDPAAVTDENRKLALAENDRMAAAGERVMVVARRDFDPTTFDPKGNLLDLVQDLTLLAMVGIVDPPRAEAKDAIARCHSAGIQVRMITGDHAVTAAAIGHELGIEGQALTGAQFAAIPDEQLKPQLDQIGVVARVTPEDKIRLVTMLQQKDNIVAMTGDGVNDAPALKKADIGVAMGITGTEVSKGAAVMILTDDNFATIVKAVEYGRNIYNNLFNFVRFQMGQLVAYITCYLLAAFFFVLGGVPFAALVILFLNFLISVPVAMALGFDKPTSGLMDKKPRPLKQPLLSTSQWVRIAFLGILMAIATVYLEAIYEEAGVTTAATMGFVAFVLLSISRGLSARSETETAFDRDIIHDRNQMFLYSMALLITILATELGFLQRLLGLTSLSGDQWRICIAAAIALLLVDEVIKVFLRSRLHDVKAPVT